One Gossypium hirsutum isolate 1008001.06 chromosome A11, Gossypium_hirsutum_v2.1, whole genome shotgun sequence genomic window carries:
- the LOC107901303 gene encoding putative glucose-6-phosphate 1-epimerase, translating to MAMVSMKFFVPSLNSPNLRPTKRYSGMAVAASNQDAVALGVTVTQGEGNLPKLLLTSDHGSEAEIYLFGGCITSWKVPSGRDLLFVRPDAVFDKKKPISGGIPHCFPQFGPGLMQQHGFARNMDWSLVESENVEGNPNVTLELKDGPYSRAMWDFSFQARYKVVLNTKSLSTELKVTNTDNKPFTFSTALHSYFRASITGVSVKGLKGCKTLNKDPDPKNPIEGREERDAITFPGFVDCIYLDAPNEVHLDNGLGDVISIRNTNWSDAVLWNPHLQMEACYKDFVCVENAKIGTIQLEPEQSWIAKQHLSIA from the exons ATGGCGATGGTTTCGATGAAATTCTTTGTCCCTTCCTTAAATTCTCCTAATCTACGCCCCACCAAGCG TTACTCAGGCATGGCTGTTGCAGCTTCAAACCAGGATGCTGTTGCTTTGGGGGTCACAGTAACACAAGGGGAAGGCAATTTACCCAAGCTTCTCCTTACTTCTGATCATGGCAG TGAAGCTGAGATTTATCTATTTGGTGGTTGCATTACATCTTGGAAAGTTCCAAGTGGGAGAGACCTTCTATTTGTACGGCCTGATGCTGTATTTGACAAGAAGAAGCCAATCAG TGGAGGTATTCCACATTGTTTCCCACAGTTTGGACCTGGTCTAATGCAGCAG CATGGATTTGCAAGGAATATGGATTGGTCCCTTGTGGAGTCTGAAAATGTGGAAGGCAACCCGAATGTAACTCTTGAGCTAAAAGATGGTCCTTACAGCCGAGCCATGTGGGATTTCAGTTTTCAGGCTAGATATAAG GTTGTTCTAAATACAAAGAGCCTTTCCACCGAACTAAAAGTAACAAACACAGACAACAAGCCATTTACATTCAGCACTGCCTTGCATTCGTATTTTCGT GCATCCATAACAGGGGTATCCGTGAAAGGTTTGAAAGGTTGCAAAACTCTGAATAAAGATCCTGATCCTAAGAATCCGATTGAGGGTAGGGAGGAAAG GGATGCCATCACTTTTCCTGGATTTGTAGATTGCATTTACCTTGATGCTCCTAATGAGGTGCACCTTGATAATGGCTTAGGTGATGTAATATCCATCAGGAATACAAA TTGGTCAGATGCTGTTCTATGGAACCCACATCTGCAGATGGAAGCATGTTACAAAGATTTTGTTTGTGTTGAAAATGCTAAG ATTGGAACCATCCAGCTCGAGCCCGAACAGTCTTGGATAGCTAAACAACACCTCAGCATTGCCTGA